The following proteins come from a genomic window of Carassius auratus strain Wakin chromosome 18, ASM336829v1, whole genome shotgun sequence:
- the LOC113118526 gene encoding extracellular calcium-sensing receptor: MVKHFGWTWIGAVRSDSDYGNNGMASFLKAAEREGICVEYSEAYYRTQPRSKLKRVADVIRKSSARVIVAFMAVGDIKFLLEELSQQPPPPMQWIGSEAWVTDPQMMRFNFCIGAVGFAIPRSVIPGFRNFLLDLSPEQALKFPLLTELWESSFSCSLKRQTGSSTGMPACYGTEDLRAIQNPYTDTSQLRISNMVYKATYAIAHALHSIICNEKQCDKNIKVEHRRVFDQLKRVNFTKNNYPVSFDTNGDPVARYELVNWQLKGDGSVDFVTVGQYDASKPKGQEFSLNRAIIWYDSSEKVPVSVCSDSCLPGTRKAVKNGRPVCCYDCINCADGEISNETGFTSAPVWIQNT, encoded by the exons ATGGTCAAGCACTTCGGATGGACGTGGATCGGAGCTGTGCGCAGTGATTCAGACTACGGGAACAATGGCATGGCATCATTCCTGAAAGCTGCGGAGCGGGAGGGAATCTGCGTGGAGTATTCTGAGGCCTACTACAGGACCCAGCCACGCAGTAAATTGAAAAGAGTGGCTGATGTTATTCGCAAATCATCGGCTCGCGTAATAGTTGCCTTCATGGCGGTAGGTGATATAAAATTTCTCTTAGAAGAGCTGAGCCAGCAGCCTCCTCCCCCGATGCAGTGGATCGGCAGCGAGGCGTGGGTTACAGACCCCCAAATGATGCGGTTTAATTTTTGTATTGGTGCTGTAGGTTTCGCAATTCCGCGGTCTGTTATCCCTGGTTTTCGTAATTTTCTACTTGACCTGTCTCCAGAACAAGCGCTTAAATTCCCCCTGCTGACAGAATTATGGGAAAGTTCATTCAGCTGTAGTCTAAAACGGCAGACAGGTTCTTCCACTGGAATGCCAGCGTGTTATGGCACGGAGGACCTGCGCGCTATACAGAACCCGTACACAGACACGTCCCAGTTGAGGATCAGTAACATGGTGTACAAAGCCACATATGCTATAGCGCATGCCCTCCATAGCATCATCTGCAACGAAAAACAATGTGACAAAAACATCAAAGTTGAGCACCGACGT GTTTTTGATCAACTCAAGCGAGTgaattttactaaaaataattatCCCGTTTCATTCGACACCAATGGAGACCCTGTGGCCAGATATGAACTTGTGAACTGGCAACTTAAAGGAGATGGTTCTGTCGATTTTGTGACAGTGGGTCAATATGATGCATCCAAGCCTAAAGGCCAAGAATTCAGTCTGAACAGAGCTATCATTTGGTATGATAGCAGTGAAAag GTGCCTGTGTCTGTGTGCAGTGATAGCTGTCTTCCAGGTACGAGGAAGGCGGTGAAAAATGGAAGACCTGTCTGCTGTTATGACTGCATTAACTGTGCAGACGGAGAGATCAGCAATGagacag
- the LOC113118523 gene encoding extracellular calcium-sensing receptor-like, translating into MATSSTCKLQGHFTLNGMFQDGDLLIGGLFEIQRYLKVFPELSFRTEPKLPRCELFYMTSFQQALTMVFAINEINNNPNLLPNITLGYQIYDNCLRLGVAFRGATALVSGTEETISDLNCKGPPPVIGIIGDPGSTHSIAISSVLGLFRLPMISYYATCSCLSDRKKYPSFFRTIPSDTFQVRAMVQILKHFGWTWVGLIYSDNDYGIYAAQSFHQEMQQFGYCVAFSEILPNNNNPIDIQRIMGMIQSSTARVVVVFSASSLLIPLMNEVVLQNITGRQWIASEAWATSPVFRTPRFQPFLGGTMGIAIRRGEIEGLHDFLLCIRPNNDQSNDIVKIFWENIFGCSFEIKVKETDGEQVKKVCTGQEDLSTTNTPFTDVSGLRASYNVYKAIYALAHALHDLMQCEEGRGPFSENRCGDITNLKPWQLVHYLQKVNFTTGFGDHVSFDKNGDALAIYDVLNWQPSADGSIKLHNVGVVNEGVATGMPPQSVCSESCPPGTRQATRKGLPLCCFDCLPCGDGEISNTTDSIECTTCPDEFWSNPDKDQCVPKEIEFLSYEDSLGISLTTASLLGTFICALVMIIFAHHRNTPIVRANNSELSFLLLLSLKLCFLCVLLFIGQPQLWTCQLRHAVFGISFVLCISSILVKTMVVIAVFKSSRPEGKGAMKWFGAAQQRCTVLVLTALQVVNCAVWLSTASPTPHKNNQYTHSKIVYECAIGSVAGFSMLLGYIGLLAAVSLLLAFLSRNLPDNFNEAKLITFSMLIFCAVWIAFVPAYVSSPGKYAVAVEIFAILASSFGLLVAIFAPKCYIILLHPEKNTKKAIMRREVQNK; encoded by the exons ATGGCTACTTCAAGTACTTGTAAGCTACAGGGACACTTCACATTGAATGGGATGTTCCAGGATGGAGACCTTCTAATTGGTGGTTTGTTTGAGATTCAGAGGTACCTCAAAGTATTCCCTGAGCTGAGCTTCAGAACAGAGCCAAAACTACCACGATGTGAGCT CTTCTATATGACAAGCTTCCAGCAGGCACTAACAATGGTTTTTGCTATCAATGAGATTAATAACAATCCTAACCTGCTGCCTAACATCACACTTGGTTACCAAATCTATGACAACTGTTTAAGGCTTGGAGTGGCATTCCGTGGTGCTACAGCTCTGGTTAGTGGGACAGAGGAGACCATCTCTGACCTCAACTGCAAAGGCCCACCACCGGTGATTGGAATCATAGGTGATCCAGGCTCTACTCATTCCATTGCAATTTCCAGTGTCCTGGGGCTTTTTCGACTCCCTATG ATTAGCTACTATGCAACCTGCTCTTGTTTGAGTGACAGAAAAAAGTACCCCTCGTTCTTCAGAACAATCCCCAGTGATACCTTCCAAGTTCGGGCTATGGTTCAGATCTTGAAGCATTTTGGATGGACCTGGGTTGGTCTCATCTACAGTGATAATGACTATGGCATCTATGCTGCTCAGTCATTCCATCAGGAAATGCAACAATTTGGATATTGTGTTGCTTTTTCTGAAATCTTGCCCAACAATAACAACCCCATAGATATTCAGCGCATAATGGGAATGATTCAGTCCTCTACAGCTAGAGTGGTGGTTGTTTTTTCTGCTTCATCCTTACTGATACCTTTGATGAATGAAgtggtgttgcagaacataacaGGCAGGCAGTGGATTGCAAGTGAAGCTTGGGCCACTTCACCTGTATTTCGCACACCACGTTTCCAGCCATTCTTGGGGGGCACAATGGGCATTGCTATCAGGCGTGGAGAGATCGAGGGGCTTCATGACTTTCTGTTATGTATTCGACCCAACAATGATCAAAGTAATGATATAGTGAAAATCTTCTGGGAGAACATATTTGGGTGCAGTTTTGAAATTAAGGTTAAAGAAACTGATGGAGAGCAAGTCAAAAAGGTGTGTACAGGACAGGAGGATCTGAGCACAACAAACACACCATTCACTGATGTTTCAGGATTAAGGGCATCGTATAATGTATATAAGGCAATTTATGCCCTGGCACATGCACTTCATGATCTGATGCAGTGTGAGGAGGGAAGAGGACCATTCAGTGAGAACAGATGTGGTGACATAACCAACCTGAAGCCGTGGCAG CTGGTTCACTACCTACAGAAAGTGAACTTCACCACAGGCTTTGGGGATCATGTGTCATTTGATAAAAATGGAGATGCTCTGGCCATCTATGATGTGTTGAACTGGCAGCCAAGTGCTGATGGATCAATAAAGCTCCACAATGTCGGTGTAGTAAATGAAGGTGTGGCAACAGGGATG CCCCCACAGTCAGTATGCAGTGAGAGTTGCCCCCCAGGAACCAGACAAGCCACAAGAAAGGGCCTTCCTCTCTGCTGTTTTGACTGCTTGCCATGTGGAGATGGAGAGATTTCTAATACAACAG ATTCTATTGAGTGCACAACATGTCCAGATGAGTTTTGGTCTAATCCAGATAAGGATCAGTGTGTCCCCAAAGAAATAGAGTTTCTATCCTATGAGGATTCTCTGGGCATCTCTCTCACCACTGCTTCCCTGCTTGGCACCTTCATCTGTGCTCTTGTGATGATCATCTTTGCTCATCACCGTAACACACCCATAGTACGAGCCAACAATTCAGAGCTTAGCTTTCTGCTGCTGTTGTCACTCAAACTATGTTTCCTGTGTGTGCTACTGTTTATTGGCCAGCCGCAGTTGTGGACATGTCAGTTAAGACATGCTGTGTTTGGTATAAGCTTTGTCCTGTGTATCTCCAGCATCCTGGTCAAGACTATGGTGGTAATAGCCGTATTCAAGTCATCACGACCAGAGGGCAAAGGAGCAATGAAATGGTTTGGAGCAGCTCAACAAAGATGCACAGTTCTGGTCCTAACAGCCCTCCAGGTTGTGAACTGTGCAGTCTGGCTATCAACTGCCTCTCCAACACCCCATAAAAACAACCAGTATACTCACTCTAAAATAGTTTATGAATGTGCCATTGGCTCAGTGGCCGGATTTTCTATGCTGCTGGGATATATTGGACTGTTGGCAGCAGTAAGCTTGCTGTTAGCCTTCCTTTCAAGAAATCTTCCAGATAATTTTAATGAAGCCAAGTTAATCACTTTTAGCATGTTAATCTTCTGTGCTGTATGGATTGCATTTGTTCCAGCATATGTGAGTTCACCAGGAAAATATGCAGTTGCTGTTGAAATATTTGCCATCCTTGCTTCAAGTTTTGGATTACTGGTGGCCATATTTGCCCCAAAGTGCTACATCATCCTTTTACATccagagaaaaacacaaaaaaagccaTCATGAGAAGAGAAgtacaaaataaatag